A genomic stretch from Phycisphaerae bacterium includes:
- the flgK gene encoding flagellar hook-associated protein FlgK — MGLTSALGIGRSALAAYQAALQIVGQNIANAGTPGYSRGTASLSSVAGAQTVNGQFGGGVLLEAVRRNVSEALHARLRMAMSDREDAQAQRTSLARVEDIFNPLGDTNLGTLLGEFFKSVGNVQNTPESVPARSLVVSSAQALAERIRDIHGGLLGLRNDFNAEIETAVLQADQIATKIAELNTEITVAEAASGHGTSQLRDQRDQLLGELSQIVSITVREQPTGAVNVYIGNNPLVQFGQSFGIKAVTEIDSSGLANVVVRFKLDNGPVTSSSGQIAGLIESRDTHATAQLTRLDQLASALIREVNNIHSGGKGLIGFSNITGLSAVTDPSLALSTVGNGVAFPPKTGSFFIDVKDSTTGTSTRHQINVDLDGIGGDSSLNSIAADISANVPGVTATVLADGRLQLSSAGGTTFSFADDTSNVLASLGINTLLTGTNSSDINVNSLIAAEPSLLAAAQSDFAGDGSNATALTALKDQVISSLGGVSLNEFYTTTTANIAVSVSGAQSKLDAGEVILDSLTSQRENLSGVSLDEEAINMITYQRAYEGAAQYMRVVNDMLQELLTLAR, encoded by the coding sequence ATGGGACTGACATCGGCATTGGGAATCGGGCGATCGGCGCTGGCGGCATATCAGGCCGCGCTGCAGATCGTCGGCCAGAACATCGCCAACGCGGGCACGCCCGGGTATTCGCGCGGGACGGCGTCGTTGTCGTCGGTCGCCGGCGCGCAGACGGTCAACGGCCAGTTTGGCGGTGGAGTCTTGCTGGAGGCCGTCCGCCGCAATGTGAGCGAGGCACTACACGCCCGGCTGCGCATGGCCATGTCAGACCGTGAGGACGCGCAGGCCCAGCGGACCAGTCTCGCGCGCGTGGAGGACATCTTCAATCCCCTCGGCGATACGAACCTGGGCACGCTGCTGGGTGAGTTTTTCAAATCCGTTGGCAATGTCCAGAACACGCCTGAAAGCGTTCCTGCTCGCAGCCTTGTCGTCAGTTCAGCGCAGGCCTTGGCAGAGCGCATTCGCGACATCCACGGCGGGCTCCTTGGCCTGCGCAACGATTTCAATGCGGAGATTGAGACCGCCGTGCTTCAAGCGGACCAGATCGCGACCAAGATTGCCGAGTTGAACACCGAGATCACGGTGGCGGAGGCAGCCTCGGGCCACGGCACATCGCAACTTCGCGATCAGCGCGATCAATTGCTGGGGGAATTGTCGCAGATCGTTTCCATTACTGTCCGCGAACAACCGACGGGGGCGGTCAACGTCTATATCGGGAACAACCCGCTCGTGCAGTTTGGGCAGTCGTTTGGCATCAAGGCCGTGACAGAGATTGACAGCAGTGGCCTGGCGAACGTGGTCGTGCGCTTCAAACTGGACAATGGGCCAGTCACTTCGTCGAGCGGCCAGATTGCCGGACTCATTGAGTCCCGCGACACGCATGCGACGGCGCAGTTGACGCGGCTCGATCAATTGGCATCCGCGCTGATCCGCGAAGTCAATAATATCCACTCGGGCGGCAAAGGGCTGATCGGTTTCTCAAACATCACTGGCCTCAGTGCCGTGACGGACCCGTCGCTCGCATTGTCCACGGTTGGCAATGGCGTCGCATTCCCGCCGAAGACCGGTTCCTTTTTCATTGACGTCAAAGACTCAACGACCGGGACGTCCACGCGGCATCAGATCAATGTCGATCTGGATGGAATCGGCGGCGATTCGTCACTGAATTCCATCGCGGCCGACATTTCGGCGAATGTTCCCGGCGTCACGGCGACGGTCTTAGCCGACGGCCGACTGCAATTGTCGTCTGCCGGCGGCACGACGTTCAGCTTCGCCGACGACACGTCCAATGTTCTGGCCTCCCTCGGTATCAATACGCTCCTGACCGGCACGAACAGCAGCGACATCAATGTCAATTCGCTAATTGCCGCGGAGCCGTCGTTACTGGCCGCAGCGCAAAGCGACTTTGCGGGCGACGGAAGCAACGCCACCGCGCTGACCGCCCTTAAGGACCAGGTCATATCCAGCCTCGGCGGCGTGTCGCTGAATGAATTCTACACGACGACGACCGCGAACATCGCGGTCAGCGTCTCCGGCGCGCAGAGCAAGCTGGACGCGGGCGAGGTGATTCTGGATTCGCTCACCTCCCAGCGCGAAAACCTCTCCGGCGTCAGCCTCGACGAAGAGGCGATCAACATGATTACTTATCAGCGGGCCTACGAGGGCGCCGCACAGTACATGCGCGTTGTGAATGATATGTTGCAGGAACTCTTGACGCTCGCGAGGTAG